From one Lycium barbarum isolate Lr01 chromosome 6, ASM1917538v2, whole genome shotgun sequence genomic stretch:
- the LOC132599628 gene encoding beta-amyrin 28-monooxygenase-like, protein MDLFLLSFATLLAMIIINFLFKYFFAKPKEKIPLAPGTFGWPIIGETIQFLKALHYGLVHEFVKERTKKYNSNVFKTSLFGQKFAIFSGPAANKFIFTRGNNLLIGWRPNSVQKLFPSTSFVPIEHDTKRAQNVMSYFLNSQNVDKLISTMDSMSHLHLENHWKGKDEVIVYDLMKLFTFSLSLQVFMGIEDSDKILKFYEKFNVFTQGLLVVDINFPGTTFYKAMKAGNELRKEMKAIIKERRVEFLENPDLSKVDVLTQVITEQDENGKYMTEVEMTDKVFGFIIGSYHTTSTTITLTMKYLKEKHEFFNEIMEEHNEISRNMMPRKVLCWDDIQKMKKTWNFVNEVLRDTPVLQGTFREVIEDDITYDGFLIPKGWKIYLSFGATQKNGEYFPNPTKFDPRRFEGNGLVPYTSVPFGGGHKMCPGKEFARILILVFLHHVLKKFRWEAKVPSEKILWPFFLVPIPTDGYPVTLYKV, encoded by the exons ATGGACCTCTTCCTCCTCTCTTTTGCAACCTTGCTTGCTATGATTATCATCAATTTTTTGTTCAAATATTTCTTTGCCAAACCTAAAGAAAAAATCCCTTTAGCTCCAGGTACTTTTGGTTGGCCTATTATTGGAGAAACCATCCAATTCCTTAAAGCACTTCACTATGGATTGGTGCACGAGTTTGTTAAAGAAAGAACCAAGAAATACAACTCAAATGTATTCAAAACCTCTTTGTTTGGCCAAAAATTTGCTATTTTTTCAGGTCCAGCAGCTAACAAATTCATATTCACCAGAGGCAATAATCTTCTCATTGGTTGGAGACCTAATTCTGTTCAAAAACTTTTCCCTTCTACATCATTTGTCCCTATAGAACATGACACGAAAAGGGCACAAAATGTTATGAGCTATTTCTTGAACTCACAAAATGTAGACAAACTCATTAGTACTATGGACTCTATGTCACATTTACACTTGGAAAATCATTGGAAGGGGAAGGATGAAGTGATAGTGTATGATCTAATGAAGTTATTCACTTTCTCCCTTTCTCTTCAAGTATTTATGGGCATCGAAGACTCGGATAAAATCttgaaattttatgaaaaattCAATGTTTTTACCCAAGGTCTTTTGGTAGTGGACATCAACTTTCCTGGTACAACATTTTATAAGGCAATGAAAGCTgggaatgaattaaggaaagaaaTGAAGGCTATTATTAAAGAAAGAAGAGTTGAATTCCTAGAGAATCCAGATTTGTCAAAAGTTGATGTGTTAACACAAGTGATCACTGAACAAGATGAAAATGGAAAGTACATGACAGAGGTTGAAATGACTGATAAAGTGTTTGGCTTTATCATTGGTAGTTACCATACTACTTCTACAACTATTACTTTGACCATGAAGTACCTTAAAGAGAAGCATGAGTTCTTCAATGAAATAATGGAAG AGCACAATGAGATTTCAAGGAATATGATGCCAAGGAAAGTGCTATGTTGGGATGACATTCAGAAAATGAAGAAAACTTGGAACTTTGTGAATGAAGTATTAAGAGACACACCAGTTCTGCAAGGTACTTTCAGAGAAGTCATAGAGGACGACATCACTTATGATGGCTTCCTCATACCAAAAGGATGGAAG ATATATTTGAGTTTTGGAGCTACACAGAAGAATGGTGAATACTTTCCAAACCCTACAAAGTTTGATCCTCGAAGATTTGAAGGAAATGGACTAGTTCCTTACACATCAGTTCCATTTGGTGGAGGACATAAAATGTGCCCTGGAAAAGAGTTTGCAAGAATATTGATTCTTGTTTTCCTTCATCATGTACTCAAAAAATTTAGGTGGGAAGCTAAGGTTCCTTCAGAAAAGATATTGTGGCCTTTTTTCCTAGTACCCATCCCAACAGATGGATATCCTGTTACCCTTTATAAGGTGTAA